The following nucleotide sequence is from Paroedura picta isolate Pp20150507F chromosome 1, Ppicta_v3.0, whole genome shotgun sequence.
caaacccaagatttgaaagcatttacagaaggtttaCAGAAGCATttacaagggaccaagccctatgaagataggttgagggacttgggaatgttcagcctggagaaaaggaggttgagaggggacatgatagccctctttaagtatttgaaaggttgttatttggaggagggcaggattctgttcccattggctggagaggaaaggacacgcagtaatgggttttaaactaaaagtacaacgatataggctagatatcaggaaaaaaattcacagtcagagtagttcagcagtggaataggctgcctaaggaggtggtaagctccccctcactggcagtcttcaagcaaaggttggatacacacttttcttggatgctttaggatgctttggaatgatcctgcattgagcagggggttggactagatggcctgtatggccccttccaactctatgactctatgattctaaggtttaCTTAAGAatgttttcaaggagatccaagaaggcaaggaagaagtttctaacaggaatgatggatcaataacagtggttgatgacagcactaaacaagatgggaaatcatcagcagaagagaaatctgaaattttggagatggaaaaggggatgtcggagcctcgcagcccagataaggtcacccttcttaaaaaggcatacagccatttcaaagtaaCAGtacaaccaaaagatacatgtatctgttttgaaaataatcgatttaaaggagcttctcaggaaaaaaactgtattgatatcggagtccaggaggtgcaactgtctCAAGATTCATTGGTGAATAttctgcactttctatgccaaagtcttactggacagaatataaggctatgggaacaacaagatgcagcaagcctcgatttGAAACCctcttaagaagactggggaagggaaaggagaagcaatgtttaaaatcttttttttattcttcttctgtacacttttaaggcaatataattgtaagtgctggaaatgtcctGATAAAGTGgggtttttccccattttttcttctttattagtgtattgttatagggccaaagttcatactgttctacaagaaatgttcaatgttaagcatttaattcaaatctgaaaatatggtgttgaatatctgtcaggatggctcttagactgtgtcaagtataaattgttttataggtgttatgtgacaccaaaagtgactgttaaaattgctaaaaactatgttaacaaatgttggaaatgtgataacaaagtaggcttcttttcttaaatgtggtggaaatatgaaaaagcttataagttttgggcaaaagttcataccatagtgtagttaatgtggggtcttagatttcctatgtaagctgaatctggattattaagtatatctccgcagtgcctcccagcctaaactcaaagcttaactaaaaggaggcacttaatggagacggtgtaagtgtaacaaatgaagactatattttactgttctttgtattaacaacttatactgtctcatttctatatttctatctttatgaaaaaaaatatataaaaatccgTATGTTTAGATTCAGACCCTATGAATTCAGATATACCCAAATCAGCCAAATCTGACTATCAGTATAGGGATTCGGATTCAGGTGATTTGAGTACAGCTGACTTGATTCAGTCTCACCCTGACAAACTGCTGACCTACCAGACAAGCCTCTTTCTGTGGATCAGCTTTTTGgaacatttaaatgcctccccccaacaCAGAATCTGACAAACAGATCAGTTGTTTGTTGGGCTCTGtgctgggggggaggcatttaaacagTGCAGAGCTGACAAACCACTGACTGTCAGTGGTTTGTCTAAAGAGGAGAAGCAGGCTtgggtagagcatctgtttgtcTGGCTCTGACCTAAGGGGGAGAGGCACACTGGGGCTCtttggtggggtctttctccccagcagacacCATCAGAGACTGTGCAGAGCCCACTCTCCACAGCTTCAGAGGGGTCTGctagggagacatttaaagaccatgccaaacagctgatcctcaagaTTAGCTGTGTGGTGGGGTCTTGCTGAGtcagccaaatcaagcctgaattgcttttgccatcttgatttggctcatttaaactaatgggatgtacgatttggctcagataagctTGAAAAATACTCAAATCAGTATTGATTTGAGTATTTGGGGGCTTAACTGAGATGAATTGCACATCCCTACatattccttccttccacttGCATACTCTTTGTACTGAGGCTAAACAAGCATTTTACCACACACCGTCATCTTATGGAGACAGAGGTTTTTTTAAGATATAGGGTGCTTGGAACAAAAGTCCTCAGTTCCACAATGAAGCCTCAGCAGGAACCCCCAAATGTAGCTGTGCACCTTGTGCTCTCTCTCCTTCTGTCTGTCTCTACCTATGTAATCCCATGGAGACCATAATACTTTAGTGCCTGGATCATGCACTGAAGGAGTTCATTCATATATCCACTGAGGCCACTTCCACACGAGGgatttggctggcctcactgcctgTTTGTGTGTGGGGTTAATTCCCATTTTCTGACAGAATCAGGCTTGGTCCAGTATGGTCCAAGGCCTGACCTGACTCAGGGCCTCAGTTGTACAACTGAATGCAgataaatccacattcccttttttgctctgGGTTATAACGGGGCATATGTTGGACCTGGGCAGGCTAGAAGCAGAAAATCCAGGCCATCCTCAGTTGGGCATTGCTCCCCGCTCCCCCTCACTTCTATCCTCAAATCTGCCCACAACCTCCCgtggcttttttttaaagggctagAATTGTGTTACAAAGCAATTTGAGTATAATGACCCCCCCAgttccttttcctcccctttcctacgatatatacacatacataataGCATGGTACAATACAGTAGGAGGAACAAAGACATACCGTGCAGGCGAGCCCCAGAGTGACACGCCTCTTCACTGAGCCAAGGCTGCACAGCACACCTTTGTTCGCCAATCTAAGGATGTGAGGgcatgctcccctcccctcccctccactagactctatcccaaatctccaggaatttcccaacctggagttggcagccctacagtaTACAATGTCATGGAGCTGTAAGGCTAAAAGGGATAATCTCCATATGTCCTGCCCCAAACGGCTAGGAGATTTGTGATAAATAAGTAAGACAGAGGTAAAACTGATTCTCAAGAGCCATTTTGGGGGGGTGAAAAAACTTCCAGTGATCAGAACAAATATAGACAGTATATATATAGACAGCATCTAAAAGGATGCTGAGCAGCACTGGATAGATAGTTCGACAATTCAGAATGACTGCAGAACCGTGAATGATTAAATATTGTCCTCCTTCTGCTCAGAAATGGTCAGAGCTTTCACTTTTTGTAAAGAATAAAGAAAGCTACAATGAAGCAGTAATTTCCACTGAGAAAGGATAAATTGTACAAACACAGGTAGTAGGATGGGCTATACAAATGCATTTACAAAAGAAATGTAATAATCATGGTTTAATTCAACTGTTGGCATAAATTTCTTCAAGAGGTCTGCCTGAAGAAAAGGTAAATAAGCCTCACCAGTTGTGGACATGCATTAGTTAGTTTCTTATTCCAAGATATTATGAGCACAATCCTATCAAATTAAGTATCCATAGAAAAACATTTGCTGAAAAGGAATGAATAAGCATTAATAGAGGGCCAAAATTAAGCACTTTTAGTAAAGGTACCATGTACATATCCTTCCAATAAAAAGACTTTCCTGCTCTCTGCAAACCTTACTTTTTCTAAAACTTAGCTAGCATTTCTCAGTGTTACTTGGTTTAGATGCAACAAAGACATACCTGTGTTTGGACGCTTCTTTGGATTTTTGAGACTTCGGCACCGTCCACTGACAGAGCTACTGTTCTCACTCATAGAGTCTTGTGCAGAGGAAGCACTCCCTGTAGCTTCACTGTCCCTCATCATGCTTTCATACCCACTGCTTCCTCCACTATGGTAGAACAAGGCTGTTTTCCCCATGGCAGGGGGCAGTTCCCCACTCAGGACACTGCTGTTATCACTTCCGTGACCACTACTACAACGGTGAGGCTTTCTAGGTGGAGTGATCTTGCTGTAGGGTGAAGGCAGCAGGTGAACAGGCGGCTTCTCATCTCCGTGTATCCCACCACGTTCATCAGTATCTGAATTCCTGCGTAATTGCAAGCCTCTGGGGCCTGTGCTTCCTTGCAGGAGTTCTGAAATCCTCCCATTGACAGCTCGGAGGGGCAGTTTTGAAGAAAGACCGGTGCCCCTGTTCCTGCTGAGAGACTGAGTCGACCAGGACAAGTTCTTCCCATTTGGAGGCAAACTTGAACTCTGCCCCACAGACTGAGGAAGGGACTTAGTAGAAAAGCTAAGTGTTTTGGTGGTTGAGGCAGCCAGGCTTCGGGCCTTTGGACTGGCTAAAAGGAGCTTGCTTACTGCAGAGATCTTTGACTGACTGGCTTTTGGAGAGGCACCTGCAGACTGAGAAATGCCTGAGTTTGTTGGTGAGGACATCAAACTACGACTGAGATTCCGGCCAACTCTAGGCATTGTGGTATCTTTCCCAGGACTCATCTTGGAGTTGACAGATGCCAGACTCTCTGCCCTTTCCAATGACAGGCACTCATAGTGGCTCCCACTAGACCTTCCTAGGGAATTGGTTCTGCTAGCCAGCTGTTCCAGTTTGGCACTAAAGAGTTTACtgctactgttactgttactactCTCTGTACTGGAGCCCTTTTGTTTCCCATTCAGTTCATCAGGAAAACAAGGCAGAAAAGATGCTGGCTGGTTGGAAGGGCTTCCCATGCAAACACCGTGCTGAGGGCTGGCCCTATTTTTCTGATCCAAGCTAGATTTTCTTACAGGAGGCAAGGGAGGTGTTCCTTTTGGACGTGTCAGGGTACAATGCTTGGGGGAAGCAATCCTTTGTTCCAGGCTAGCTTTCGAAGACTGAGAGCTCATGGTCTTGTTCTCCTCAACGAAATGATAGGGAACCCCTTCCAGATCCTCTGGCTTGCTGCTCTTCTGAAAACCCTGTGTGAGACTGCTGCTCTTCATGTTCTCAGTGGAATGAAATGGGCTCGTGACTGTAGAATTCTGTAGTCCTGTTTCACACCCATCAACAACCCTCTTCAGAGTTTCAGATCCTGGGGAGCTAGAGATCTCTCCACTGCTGCTACTAAACCTGTCTTCTGGGTTCTGCTTATTATTCTGGTCAAGTACAGCCTCAGACCTGGGCCCTACactgttgttttctttcttcacaTTGTCATCTCTCTTTAGCCAAGGATcttcaaattttatttcttttcttacaCTGGATTCCTTCACCTCTTGTGGATGTGCCATTTTTGCTGGTAAAGATGCTACTGATATGGTCTCATGAGTTTCTTGAGCCTTAAAGGGATTAATGGCAATACATGGATAGACAGTGATGTTGGTCTTCATTGGAATAAAACCTTCACAACTGCTTAGGCTTGTGGTATTTGAAACAGTGACTGTAGTTTTTCCGAGTGTTGATATTTTGCAACCTTTGATGGGTGACATTTTACTAATACTTTCCTCAACCCTTTCTGGAAGTACAAACATATTCTCCGCCACTGGCTTTTGCTTATCATTTGCGCAGGTCACACTGCTGCTCTGTACAGTCTTTGCTAGCTCCGCCATAGGTGCTTCCGCCATGGCTTCCCCATGCCCATAGCATGACTGTGCTACGAAACTGTGGCATGATTGTTCTCCATCACTTCCGGTGCTCATTTCACTGAGCCACGAGCTAATAGATGAGCGCCGGCTTTCAGCCTCTTCAGCTTTCTCATCCAGTCCCATTTTTGGAAGAGGCAGAAACTGGGTGATGCTGACCTCAGAAACAGGAGCTGTACTGGTGTAGCATTCTAGATCTTCACTAATGCTGCTGATAATGCTAACGGGCCTAGATCCAGAGGCCAAAGCCTGCACCGAGCAGTCACTGTTAAAGCTGATGATACTCGTTGGTCGCCCATTCTCTAGAACCCCACTAATGGTCAGCTCTTCAACCAGAGTGAAGACCAACTCATCTTCCCCATTCAGTTCTAACGGCTGTTGCACTGTGAACATGGTGGTGCTCAAAATCTCTTTCTTTGATTTGGGAGAAAGAGACTGTGGCTTCTGTTCTTCCTCATCCATTGACTCTCCAAAATCACCACTGCTGGCAGACACTGACTTCTTTATAATCTGAGGGCTCATTCCAATGGGAGGAGTTCGGATCTCTGGCTGCATGAGAGATTCACTGGACACCATACCAGAGTCCTTACTTAGTGATGATGGTGGAGGTGCAGGGTTGGGTAAAACACCTTTCTGGGTATACACTTTGCATCTCTGAGAAGGAGAGGTTGGCGGCTTGTACTCAGATGTCTTGGAGAGACTTGCAATGCCAAGACGTGGTGAACCCATTGGCCTAGGCTTGCCTTCTACAAATCCACAGGTGTTAAGACTTTCTCGGCTGCTTTGCAGGTCTGCACAGTATGCCTGTTGGGAGGAGGAAACCTGGCTACTAGGACTGCCTGTCACACTTcgaggagaggaaggagtggAAATATCATTAAGTACCCCAGTGTGAACAGGAGAGTGATTTCCCTGAATTTTGCTGGTTGTGGCATTGAGATTTTCCCTGGCCTCTTTATCAGGATGTTGAGAGTCTGCGATACCATCTTCCTTGTCCAGCTCTGACACATGACTGGGCTCTGCCACTTGGCTAGACAAAGGGCACTTGGTCATTTGGTCTGAGCTAAACTGTGCAGGGAGTTCTTCAAAAGGGAATTTATCTGTCTCTTCACTGCCATCAATGCAGTCTAGCCTCTCCTGAAGCTCTGCAAAGGTATTGCACTTCAAACAGTCTCTCTCAGAGGTGCTGGTGGCTGTTTCACTCATTTCCTCCAGCTTGCCTTCAtttttggttttctgaaggaCAGGAACTATAGGAACAAAATCAGGGGGGCCTTCATTATCTGTCAGTTCCTTGTCGGAGAGGGCTGTGCCATTGGGGCCAACATAAATTACTGTGTCACACGACTGTTCACTGCTAGAAGAATAATCTGGATCACTTGATAAGTGAAGAATAGGGAAGTCTGGATCAACCACATTTCGAGAATGGAAAGGTCTCAGCTGGGTTGGCCTCCGCATTCTCCCTTCTTCACAAGAACTTTCTCCTCCAGAAGAGCTGGATGTGTACTACGAATGGAAAGAGAAATTCAATGTCAGTTCTGCAACTGGGATACAATCCTAATGGACACTGAATAATAATGATACATGTGGTGGCTACTGGAAAGGTTTCATACTGCTGCTCCATTGCATCCATCCATTCAACATGGATTTAGTTGTTTTCTCTATACTAGTGACTTGGGGTGAGATTAAGAAAATCACCAAGCCCTCATGATAAACTGTTCCACTATGTTACCtactggatagattcaaatgaggagccatgttggtctgaagtagcacaataaaatcagagtccaggagcacctttaagtaGCAcctgcaagcactcgaaagctcacgccttgaataaatctttgttggtcttaaaggtgctactggactctgattttattatgttaccTACTGTTACTGTTGTATCATTACTGTTATAAATATTGAATTACCTGTATCGttcttgttttatgtaaactgccctgaacctttgaggacggcagtatataaatataataaacaaacaaacgaatgaatgaatagatAGTTGCACAAGACTGCCTTAGCATTTTAAGCAGCTGCAGTAGTTCTGATGCAACTACCACATCAGTTTGCTTGTTCTTGAACACTTGGGACTCAACAGCATTAAAGTGGTTAAAAATGTATTCTAAAGTATATGGTTCTATCATACATTTTAACTGTACATTTTTTTACTCCCTTGTAGTACATGACCTACGACTTCAGCAAGGCATCACAGTTCCTGCCAGAGGTCAGTGCAGGTCTCCCAGATGATATTCACTGTCAATTCATTTACTGTCTGATTTGCATGGTTCCTCAATAGTATTCATGTTTGAATAAAGTAGTCAGTGGTATAGTGCCTACAGAATTTCAAAACTGTGTGATAATATATGGAAGAAAAGAATCTGAGGCTGGAAACCTAAGCAtaattgtttaacatcttcatgtgccctctgggccagctggtctggaagtttggactgggttgtcatcagtatgctgatgacacccacctctatctcctgatggatggccagctgaaactcaactcctccaagactaaggtcctgtggtttggtaggaaagggctAGATCAGGAAGCACACTTGTCCAGCCTGGATGGACTGCAATTGAAGACATTGCATTTTCccaagaatttgggtgtgattgcTTCCCTCACAAATGAGtctcaggtcactagagtagcccaggtggcatttttccacctatgccatgCAAGGCTACTAGTAACTTATTGGTCGCTggaacctggccacagtgatccatgcagcagtacttctgtaacttgctgtacatgggccttcccgtggtcttgacccagaaactacagctggaaCAAAAtgcagctagggtcctcatgacaacaccttgaagggcccatattcagccagtgccgaggcagctacattgattatcctggcccctgcctgacagaatgagctcctgcaagagctaagggccctactggagctgactcagttctgcagggactgtaagacagagctcttccaacaggcttctggttgaggccaggctgacagaagatcttgcccctcctctgggGTCTCCTACCTGTAGCATCACCTGGGGGAGGGGTAAAGGGGGGATTAGGGGTCTGGAgggttatcatagaatcacagaatcatagagttggaaggggccatactagtccaaccccatgctcagcgcaggatcagcccaaagtatcctaaaacatccaagaaaatgtGGTATGTTGTATTTGTGtggcttttattgtgttttattgttgttgatgGCAGCTGCGAGGTGACAGGGCCGGGAGTGGCTgcctacaaatataattaattaattaactgttAAGAACTACTGAACTTGGAAGACCCACTTCTGACTAGACACCCCTACCCATGATCATGGGGTGCATCTGATTTAGATTCTGTCCTCTTTGATAATTATAATAAATGCTTTTCAAAGCCTGAGTTTACATAACCTTTGTAAgtcttagaggtgccattggACGAAAAATGTCTTCAGTCACTTAACTAAATGATTTCCTTGTCTCTAGTGGTGACACTTCAGAGGACAATATTTAGGGACTGAAGCCTAATCCTCACCAAGGCTTCAGTGTTAGCTGAGACGTACACATTGAAATGAGAAGCACTCCTCATTAAGTTAGAATGTGGAGTTAAATTAACTTATTTGGAAATATATTCCATTGAATGTTATCGCTTTGATCTTCCATCTCCACCATCAGGCATTCTGAATCCATTCTGTTCTTGCGGGATATTCTATCAACTGGCAGCAAttctaaggacactttcctgggagtaaactccATTCCTTCTGAGCAGTCCTGCTTAGTACTCCTCTGTAAATCTTATTTCTTCTTATATGGAAATAAtggctgtttcctggcctctTCTCTTTCCTAATAACCTGCTTCTCAATCCCTCCATCTTTTTGTATTACACTcctgtaaaaataaaatctgtctcttTCATAGTGCGATACTGTGGACAGTCTTCCTTGTTAACAAAAAGGCAGTTTTAAAAGCTCAGTAGAAATTATTATTACATATTAACCTGGcccctactgagtcagaccattggcccaCCTAGCCCAGTATTGCCTTACCAgcaatagctctccagggtcttagatgGTGCAAGGTCTTTCCTGACAAGTATAACCTGAAATGGTGAGGACTAAATGTGAGATCTGCATAGGCTGTACTACTGATTATTGTGTTTTTCTATagaatataagaagagttggtttttatactccacttttcactaccctgagGAGTCTTAAAAtgtcttacaatctccttctcttcctctccccacaccctatgaggtagagaggactgctctgtgagaacaacactgtgactggtcccaggtcaccgagatggctgcaagtggaggagtggggaatcaaacctgggatgccagattagaagccactgcttttaatccCTACACCAAGTTAAGATGTGTTTCCAGACATTACATTTAAGCCAGATTTGCTACAATTTAGACTCATGGTTTTCTGCCCCTACTTCCAAGAGCCCTGCAATATGCCTGAGGATCATTTTATTATGTATTAATGTATATAACCTAGTTTTCAAGGCAGCTGGCAAGCTTTCAATTTAATCATAGCACTGAGAAGTAGGCCCAGTAAAGGTGAACTACAGGATCTCCTTTTGTCTCAGAAagacaaatttatttttaaaaataacatggcCTCAGAGGAAACTACCCAGGCTCTcaacttttgttttcatttcctaGGTGACAGATCAGATTGGCTTCAAACGTGTTGCGTGAGTTAATGAACAGAACATTAAGACCTGCCCTGACCTAGTATTAACAGAAGAAGTTTGAGCTAGCTGAAAGAATTAGTAGGGAAAGACCGGGAACATTAACTTTGAAGTCACACACTGGAGCCTATTCTACCACAGAGACGTCCTTCTGTGAACAGACTGCTGTGCAGTGATATTTGTGAAATCTCTTAATTGATCTCAGCTTACGTTTAATAATCCTCAGATCACCAGTGTGAATGATgataataaattatatttaatttcaaccagAGAGCTATCCTAAGAAAGCAGCTACAGGAGAGTTTGAACTCTCTGATGCATTTGTGAGTGACAGGTACAGTTGCATTAAATCATTCCTTCAAACATGAAGCACATGATTTCCCCCATACTCTCGAGTGTGCTGCCACACACTCAGAAATTATGAATATTGATGTTGCTCCCTCCCCTGCCTGTTCAGCTCTTGCCAGTGCAAGGCAACAAAAGAGTTTCCCCCTTCCCTTAccttagttttctttttcttcattcttAAGACCCTGGATGCAATCTGGATTGTGGAAAGTGTCTCAGCATAGTTCCCTGCAGCTGCCGAAATGTGAGCTATCATGGTGGTGCGGCAGTTCATGTTCCCGAGGGACTCTCGGAGCAACATGGTCAGTTTGCTGTctctgcaaaataaaaagaattaaGATTACATTAGTGAGCCATGTTTCACTTGGACTGTCAAGATGCAACTCCAGATCTCAGCAAGATTTCTTCCTTTTTAATGGAATACTAATTAGTATTGTTCTTTGGGCTTCTTAGTGCCCTCCATCCGCAGCTGAAGAAGCTGGAATATCCCTGTGCTGTAATTACAGCCTCTCCTTTTTCCCCCTGTCTGTCTTATTCTCAGGCTAATTCCATCAGTAATACTGCGTTGAGGAGTGGATGCTCAACGTGGGCAGCTAACCAGGGTTTATTTTCTCATGAGCTTAAAGGCACAGAAGGATCAGTTCTTAAGAGACAGCACTGGATTCACCTCTGCTCATTCTTTGTAATGACTGAAGATGGGATTACTTGGtgtcatttttctttccctgtcaCTGACTGTGTCACTGAATGGACTTGATATTAAAATTCTAATAGTTTGCTgctacctcctcttctctggcACTCCCAATGATTGTAATGAGACCCAGAAATGGCATTGCATGGCAATTACTTTGGCAATGAAGAAACTGTACAGACATATCCCATTAATGCAACCAGCTTGTTACCGTGAGCAGGGGTGTCCTGTCAAAATTTCAACAAAAGGCTTCCTTTAAAAGATATTCTTGCTCCTGTCAGTACTGCACTAGACTGTTCAGGAGTAAGAGACTCCTCATACATGTACTCTggaggactggggtgggggtggggaaaataACTGATGCTATTAACAAAGGCACAATCCTCTGGGAACTTGTGGGCTTCACTGAAATGGATGAAAAATGAGCAAGAGGAAATGTACCATTGGGTTAAAACTCCTTGCTGGAATCCCACTCTCAGAATCCCAGAAGTGCTTCCGTCAAGCTACAGTGATTGTAGTGACTCTTCtggcaggaatgggaaggctgccTCTCCTGTCTGCATCTCTGACCCATGGGTGGGGTTTATCAGGACTCCGGTGCTGTCATGACCCCCTCCATCCACAGCACAGGGGCAGGGAGCAGATGCATACCTTCATGGGGCTAGGCCACTACTCCACCTGCAACTGCAGCTCTCAGGGTGTCACTGAAAAGGTTACATTGCTACAGCTTCAACTGAAAGTAGGTTTTCCTGGCACATTCATAGGGGATTTGGGGAATAATGCTGAAATGTGCAAGTGCCTGGAAGGACAGATACTGAAGCACACCGTAGCACcattcctccccgccccccccccctcccccggatacTAGGCTGCTGCATTTCCTCTGCCTACACAAAAGGACAGAGTGCTGATGAAAAAGGGCTCTCTAACACAAGCACTGGACAAGTACTATGCTTTGTTCATCCATCCATTCTTATCTTGTACTTCTTCCCAGGAATTCTGGGCTGCAAAGAGAGTTCTTCCCAATTATCCTCaaagcaaccttgtgaggtaggttagcctgagagagtgactagcccaaggttatgcAGAGATGTGGGGATTTTAACCTGGGTCTCCTTACTCCTTGTCTAtccttctaaccactatactgcaCTGTCAAATCCCTGTACATTGATACATACATAGGTAGCTAGTTAACAAATGTACAACTGTTGCCTGTTCCTACCAAATGTATATAAGCCttgatgaccgtttatgca
It contains:
- the KIF26B gene encoding kinesin-like protein KIF26B isoform X5 translates to MMDWRAVAAQKLNLSSKKKKHRPSTSSVSESPLFATKFSTILQTSPPPAPPCLLRAVNKVKDTPGLGKVKVMVRICSTLARDSSESSSFLKVDPRKKQITLYDPLSCGGQNSIQKRSGQVPPKMFAFDAVFPQDASQAEVCAGTVAEVIQSVVNGADGCVFCFGHAKLGKSYTMIGKDDSMQNLGIIPCAISWLFKLINERKEKTGARFSVRISAVEVWGKEEHLRDLLSEVATGSLQDGQSPGVYLCEDPICGMQLQNQSELRAPTAEKAAFFLDAAIASRRSSQQDCHEEDHKNSHMLFTLHIYQYRMEKSGKGGMSGGRSRLHLIDLGSCVKPLSKNREGGSGLRLSLSALGNVILALVNGSKHIPYKDSKLTMLLRESLGNMNCRTTMIAHISAAAGNYAETLSTIQIASRVLRMKKKKTKYTSSSSGGESSCEEGRMRRPTQLRPFHSRNVVDPDFPILHLSSDPDYSSSSEQSCDTVIYVGPNGTALSDKELTDNEGPPDFVPIVPVLQKTKNEGKLEEMSETATSTSERDCLKCNTFAELQERLDCIDGSEETDKFPFEELPAQFSSDQMTKCPLSSQVAEPSHVSELDKEDGIADSQHPDKEARENLNATTSKIQGNHSPVHTGVLNDISTPSSPRSVTGSPSSQVSSSQQAYCADLQSSRESLNTCGFVEGKPRPMGSPRLGIASLSKTSEYKPPTSPSQRCKVYTQKGVLPNPAPPPSSLSKDSGMVSSESLMQPEIRTPPIGMSPQIIKKSVSASSGDFGESMDEEEQKPQSLSPKSKKEILSTTMFTVQQPLELNGEDELVFTLVEELTISGVLENGRPTSIISFNSDCSVQALASGSRPVSIISSISEDLECYTSTAPVSEVSITQFLPLPKMGLDEKAEEAESRRSSISSWLSEMSTGSDGEQSCHSFVAQSCYGHGEAMAEAPMAELAKTVQSSSVTCANDKQKPVAENMFVLPERVEESISKMSPIKGCKISTLGKTTVTVSNTTSLSSCEGFIPMKTNITVYPCIAINPFKAQETHETISVASLPAKMAHPQEVKESSVRKEIKFEDPWLKRDDNVKKENNSVGPRSEAVLDQNNKQNPEDRFSSSSGEISSSPGSETLKRVVDGCETGLQNSTVTSPFHSTENMKSSSLTQGFQKSSKPEDLEGVPYHFVEENKTMSSQSSKASLEQRIASPKHCTLTRPKGTPPLPPVRKSSLDQKNRASPQHGVCMGSPSNQPASFLPCFPDELNGKQKGSSTESSNSNSSSKLFSAKLEQLASRTNSLGRSSGSHYECLSLERAESLASVNSKMSPGKDTTMPRVGRNLSRSLMSSPTNSGISQSAGASPKASQSKISAVSKLLLASPKARSLAASTTKTLSFSTKSLPQSVGQSSSLPPNGKNLSWSTQSLSRNRGTGLSSKLPLRAVNGRISELLQGSTGPRGLQLRRNSDTDERGGIHGDEKPPVHLLPSPYSKITPPRKPHRCSSGHGSDNSSVLSGELPPAMGKTALFYHSGGSSGYESMMRDSEATGSASSAQDSMSENSSSVSGRCRSLKNPKKRPNTGSQRRRLIPALSLDAASPVRKPASPAVRWVDGPLRSAQRGMGEPFEIKVYEIDDVERLQRRRMGDSSEVICFNAKLKILEHRQQRIAEVKAKYEWLMRELEVTKQYLMLDPNKWLSESFVSFLTVDLEQVFDLDSMEYLEALECVTERLENRVNYCKAHLMMITCFDITSRRR